The genomic DNA GGTGAACGTCCCGCCTGTCCCCTAGAATTCCCTGGCAAGGGTCGCCTTTTAAGGGGGCGTCAGGCTTTCCCTTTCTTCCCAACATTTAATCGCCGCAAAGCCGCCTTCGGCTTGACTTTCAGCCAGCAGGAGCTTAGCTTTTGCCCCGCAACAGACCTCAGTATGTCCGGATAACCGAAATTCAACAGGAGGCGTTGTATGTTTTCCAAGGCGAGGCATAAAGTTGCCTGGGCAATCACAATCCTCGCGCTTTCTGCTTTTGCGGTAGCGCAGAACCCCAACTCAGCTCCGACCGAATTTAACGAGGCCACAATTCAGCAGCTCGAGGGGATGATGGCGAACGGTAACCTCACCTCCCAGCAACTGGTTCAGTTCTATCTCCACCGGATCTTCGCGCTCGATCAAAACGGCGTGAACTCAATCATCCAGCTCAACCCGAATGCTCTTGCGCAAGCGCGCGATGCCGACGCTGCCCGCCGTGCCGGCAGCCACTTGCCGCTTTTGGGAATCCCTGTGCTTTTGAAAGACAACATTGACACCAGTCCTGTTTACGGAATGGCTACTACTGCCGGTTCGCTCGCACTGTGCTTTCAAGCTCAATGCGCGTCGGCGCCGTTTAACTCCACGCTGGCGCAAAATCTGGTGAATGCCGGCGCGATCATTCTTGGCAAGACAAACCTTTCTGAGTGGGCGAACTTCCGCTCCACCTTTTCAAGCAGCGGATGGTCGGGACGCGGAGGGCTCACTCACAATCCCTATTCGCTTGATCGCAACGCCTGCGGATCGAGCTCCGGCTCAGGAGCCGCTGCTTCTGCGAACTTCGCCACCGTGTCGTTTGGCAGCGAGACGGATGGCAGCATCGTGTGCCCTGCCAGCATCAACGGGGTAGTCGGCATCAAACCGACGATTGGCCTCGTAAGCCGCAGTCGCGTGGTTCCGATTTCCCACAATCAGGACACCGTTGGCCCGCACGCGCGTACCGTCGCCGATGCAGCTATGGCGCTGAATGCACTGATCAGCCGCACGGCCGATCCCGGCGATCCCTACACGGCTGGCGTGCCTCTGGGCTGGGAAGCATGTGCCAATGCTTCCGGAGTAGCTTGCGACCCAGGCCATCCGCTGCCGGGCAAGAGCCGACCGGACCTGCGTAGCATCGATTACACGAAGTCCCTCGATCCCAAGGGGCTTTCGGATATTCACCCCGGCGGCGCACGCCTGGGAATGACGCGCTCCGGCGTCGACTCTGCCCCTCCTCAAGTCCAGGCCGGGTTTTTCGATGCGGTGAATGCGATCGGCGCGGCCGGCGCGCAAATCCTCGATCTCGACGATGGAGGGTGCGTTGACGACACAGGCGCCGCGCTGACGAATTGCACCAACGTATCGCCGGCCGTCAACCCGTTCGCCAACAATGCAGGCGCCGGAGAGTTCTTCGTTTTGCTCTACGACCTCAAGAACGACCTGGCCGCCTACCTTGCTCCGCGTTCCGGCGTGCCGATCGGCGGAGGCACGCTGCAGGACGCAATCAACTTCGACAATGCTCATGCAAACCTGGAAATGCCGTACTTCGGCCAGGAAATCTTCCTGGCGGCCCAGGCTCTCAACACTGCCGCCCCGAACCTTTGCCAGCCGGCCCTCTTTACCCCCACGACTCCTGACTGCACGGCAACAGGCGGGACCACCTACAACGACGCTCTGAAGCTGGACCAACAATTGGGCGTCAACATTGACGCGGCATTGAGCACGCATCACCTCGACGCACTCCTCGCGCCAACCGACAGCCCAGCCTGGACGACAGACCTTGTGCTTACCGACCACTTCCTGTTTGCCAGCTCTGGATTTGCTGGGGCGCCAGGATATCCAATCATCAACGTACCGGCGGCGAAGGTACTTGGACTGAGTGCGCCAGGCCCGAACGATCCGGGGCTGCCGATGGGCATCAGCTTCATCGGAACCGCCTTCAGTGAGCGGACGCTGATCACCTTGGCTTCCGGGTTCGAAGCCGTCACGCATGCGCGCTTCCAGCCAACTTTCGTCGGCGATGCGACCACGGCAAATACTGCCGGCACGACGCTTGCACGCCCATCGAAGGCCGTGCCCAAGATTCCACCGCATCACATGTAGCCTTGATTTTTGCTAATGGCGGCGGGAGCGCTTCGAGCGCTTCCGCCGCTTTTCTGTTTTGGGCTCGGCGCCGGGCGCCGCTGGGTCAGTCGGAAGGTAGCGATTTACTTCACGTAGCCAATTCTGGGAATTTAAGAAGGCAACCAGCGAACGTCCGGACATCGTTGTCTAGCTTCCTCAACGGAATCGGGCACATCAGCTGCGGAGCTCTCACTGAGCGCTTCGGAAATATTTCGACACAGTCTGCAGGAACGGCTTTGAAGCGGGGGGCGCTGGTACCTTTCCATGCAGGATCTGTTCGTAGCTGTGCCCTGCGCCGTAGAGTTTCGTTGTGTCGTCCGTGTTTTGGCTGATGGAAGCTCCGTTTAGATCGATACCGGCAAAGAGCCCCTTGGCGCGAGACCACGTAAGCAGTTCGGCTTTCAAGGTTACATCCGTCGAGGCCTGGGCATCGCGCCCTACGGGGCCAGCTGCGGCTGAAGCGTCTCCACCGATCTTGAACTTGCTATGAAGCAGAGCCTGGAAGCCCCTGTCATTTACAGCGACTAGCACCACATCCGTGGCCTGGCCGCCGAGCTGCAGGCCAAAAGATCCTCCTCCCAGACGAATGAAAACCGGTCCACTCCAACCGTGTCCGGTGCGGCAGGTCACGACACCCTGGCCATATTCCCCGCCGACAATGAAAGCGCCCTTCTTCACTCCGGGTATTACGCCGATGCAGACTGCCTTCTTGGTAATACTGTCCGGGATCGCTTTGTCAGGCGTGGCCATAATCTCCTGAATCACGGTACGCGATTCATTGATCCGTGAATCCAGCTTTTCGACATTGCTGGCGCAAAACGCTCGTGCGCTCATGCCGGCAACACAGGCGAAAACAAGCAGTTTCTTCATAGGATCCTCCTACTTTGAGATTCAGTTCCCAAGCTTGCAATCCCGCCGAACATCTTACTATTCGTTGCACTCTTGTGGATTTAGGCCGCTCGCCCGAAAAGATCTCCAGTCATCGCGCTTTCACCGCCTGTGCCGTTTCATCTTTGGGAAAGTGAAGAGCTCGACGAGCGCCCTCACGCGCTCTTTCTGACGGCTGCGCGGAAATCGCTTGGTTCTTATCAGCTCGGCGATACCATGGAGGCTCGCCCAAAACAGTTCCGATATAACCTCTGACTTCGAGCTCTGCCCCTGAAACAACTCCAGGAGTTGGGAAAACGCGAAACGCAGCTCCGGAGGAGTAGCCGCGTCATCGAATGGCACGCTTAGGCTGAGGGAAAACATCACCTCATAGAGTGCAGGCGAGGATATGGCGAATTCCAGATATGCGGCCGCGACCGATTTGACCGTATCGCCACGCTGAGCCCGTTTCCGTGCCTTCTCCAAAGCCAGGCCCATCTCCTGGAAACCCTCGATAGCAACCGCGGCGAGAATCCCCTCGCGGCTGCCAAAATGAGCGTACAAAACGGGTTGGCTGTATGAAATTTCGTCGGATAGCCGCCGAACGGTTACGTTCGACCACCCTTCAAGCTCCGCGATCCGTCGGGCGGCACTGATAATCTGTGCCCGGCGGGCCTGCCTGTCCCGCAGTTTTCGTTCCGCAATTCGGTTAGCTGCCAGCGTCGTTCCCATTGATAGGAATTATAGCGCTGCTAGGATCAACGGCGGATGGTGAAACTTTTCCGAATGCTTCTCATCTAATATAGCGTTGCTAGATTTTCTACCATGGAGATTATTATATGCATGACGCGATTCCGCTCATCCTTGCGGCTCTCATAGCTGTGGGGATCATGATTATCGGTTGTTTCTACCTTGCGTCTCCTGAACGAGCCTTACAATCATTTGGTCTAAAGCCGCCTGCATCCGATGCTGACACTCTTGCCTGGCTACGTCTTAAAGGAATTCGGGACGTCGCATCTGGATTGGTCGTGCTGACCATGATGCTGACCACAGACAGGCGGTTAGTAGGCATAGCTCTACTCGTTTTCGCCATCATCCCTTTTGGCGACATGTCCATTGTTCTGGGGTCGGGCGGGTCGAAGTCGCGAGCATTCTCCGTTCATGGCGTAGCCTGCGCGGTGATGCTTGTCGTCGGCTTCTTGCTGATCCATGCCATTTGAGAGGAATGCCTCACACCGATCTATGGCGCCTGAAGGATGGGAAGCTGGTCGAGCATTGGGACGAATTCAATCTGCTGGAAGTACTCCAGCAAATCGCCGCGGCGACGGTTAGAAAGGCGGAGGAACTATGAACCATTGGATGTGGCTGTTGTCTCTAGCTGGGATTCTAAGCACAGCAGTTGTGTTTGGCACGGACATGTTCTTTTTGACTATCGGCCGTTCCGCTCTCAGATTGGCTTCACCATCTGCCGGAACCGAAATC from Terriglobales bacterium includes the following:
- a CDS encoding amidase family protein, producing MFSKARHKVAWAITILALSAFAVAQNPNSAPTEFNEATIQQLEGMMANGNLTSQQLVQFYLHRIFALDQNGVNSIIQLNPNALAQARDADAARRAGSHLPLLGIPVLLKDNIDTSPVYGMATTAGSLALCFQAQCASAPFNSTLAQNLVNAGAIILGKTNLSEWANFRSTFSSSGWSGRGGLTHNPYSLDRNACGSSSGSGAAASANFATVSFGSETDGSIVCPASINGVVGIKPTIGLVSRSRVVPISHNQDTVGPHARTVADAAMALNALISRTADPGDPYTAGVPLGWEACANASGVACDPGHPLPGKSRPDLRSIDYTKSLDPKGLSDIHPGGARLGMTRSGVDSAPPQVQAGFFDAVNAIGAAGAQILDLDDGGCVDDTGAALTNCTNVSPAVNPFANNAGAGEFFVLLYDLKNDLAAYLAPRSGVPIGGGTLQDAINFDNAHANLEMPYFGQEIFLAAQALNTAAPNLCQPALFTPTTPDCTATGGTTYNDALKLDQQLGVNIDAALSTHHLDALLAPTDSPAWTTDLVLTDHFLFASSGFAGAPGYPIINVPAAKVLGLSAPGPNDPGLPMGISFIGTAFSERTLITLASGFEAVTHARFQPTFVGDATTANTAGTTLARPSKAVPKIPPHHM
- a CDS encoding lipid-binding SYLF domain-containing protein, with the protein product MKKLLVFACVAGMSARAFCASNVEKLDSRINESRTVIQEIMATPDKAIPDSITKKAVCIGVIPGVKKGAFIVGGEYGQGVVTCRTGHGWSGPVFIRLGGGSFGLQLGGQATDVVLVAVNDRGFQALLHSKFKIGGDASAAAGPVGRDAQASTDVTLKAELLTWSRAKGLFAGIDLNGASISQNTDDTTKLYGAGHSYEQILHGKVPAPPASKPFLQTVSKYFRSAQ
- a CDS encoding TetR/AcrR family transcriptional regulator; the protein is MGTTLAANRIAERKLRDRQARRAQIISAARRIAELEGWSNVTVRRLSDEISYSQPVLYAHFGSREGILAAVAIEGFQEMGLALEKARKRAQRGDTVKSVAAAYLEFAISSPALYEVMFSLSLSVPFDDAATPPELRFAFSQLLELFQGQSSKSEVISELFWASLHGIAELIRTKRFPRSRQKERVRALVELFTFPKMKRHRR
- a CDS encoding DUF4267 domain-containing protein, with protein sequence MHDAIPLILAALIAVGIMIIGCFYLASPERALQSFGLKPPASDADTLAWLRLKGIRDVASGLVVLTMMLTTDRRLVGIALLVFAIIPFGDMSIVLGSGGSKSRAFSVHGVACAVMLVVGFLLIHAI